A single window of Acidobacteriota bacterium DNA harbors:
- a CDS encoding PD40 domain-containing protein, producing the protein MALTPGTKLGPYEVVAPLGAGGMGEVWRAHDSRLSRDVALKVLPDSVAQDATFLARFQAEARAASALNHPNIVVVYDVGQQDGRAFMSMELLEGKSLRAVLDGGAPPLRKALQIAAQIADGLAAAHAKGIVHRDLKPENVVVTKDGVAKVLDFGLAKTSPLAASTDDETVSAAAPATTPGTLLGTVGYMSPEQASGHPVDFRSDQFSLGTILHELLTGKRTWKRATPAETLTAILRADPPPLADAPVPAPVRWIVERCLAKDPEERYGSTRDLARDVRYAADHLSEVSSMASGAPSGRRRAFASSGALLLGAGLLLGALAAVLMRPRAAVRSGAPPTLRYLTYSGRESAPAVSPDGRLLAFVSERSRVSRIWIKQLSDGTEAALTPGPDRSPRFSPDGASILYTHREGGVESLFRVPVVGGEPRKIVNDARDGDYSPDGARIAFIRPVPLPDNREEYDLIVALANGTEGKAVHRTEGALVLASPRWSPDGRTISFPYSPNGPLGGYPWTIALVATDGTGVRIVTPPGSTGLLSPVVFADSRHVIFTRTDAGFLATTGRIVQQDLAGAETRVLLGGLAFGNGFDVVGKGSLVYQAVTNRANLREIQLPGDLYRAVSPESVWLTRGNGVDRQPFYSPDGKRIVFTSNRDGNMNIWELERATGATRRLTDDPNQDWDPALSPDGSTLVWSSDRTGKYEIWAANRDGTSPRQVTHDGDDAENPSVLLDGKWVVYSQHGSRKDERGASHEGLRRVPLAGGPSELLVQATLRAPALSPDGRWIAVFRFPAKTLSFIDLNGRAFLPKTIESGLDPVVGMGDARLRWLPDGKAVVFTNRDDQGRSGLYIETWDPAGTRRRPAAASTASTPTTSSTRSPCRPMAARSSCPRRSGLRIS; encoded by the coding sequence ATGGCGCTGACTCCCGGAACGAAACTCGGACCCTACGAGGTGGTCGCTCCGCTCGGCGCGGGCGGGATGGGCGAGGTCTGGCGCGCCCACGACTCGCGCCTTTCCCGCGACGTGGCCCTGAAGGTCCTTCCCGATTCCGTCGCACAGGACGCCACGTTCCTCGCGCGCTTCCAGGCCGAGGCGCGGGCGGCGTCCGCTCTCAATCACCCGAACATCGTCGTCGTCTACGACGTCGGGCAGCAGGACGGCCGCGCCTTCATGTCGATGGAGCTGCTCGAGGGCAAGTCCCTCCGGGCCGTCCTCGACGGCGGCGCTCCCCCGCTCCGCAAGGCGCTCCAGATCGCCGCCCAGATCGCCGACGGCCTCGCGGCCGCGCACGCGAAGGGCATCGTCCACCGCGACCTCAAGCCGGAGAACGTCGTCGTCACGAAGGACGGCGTCGCCAAGGTGCTGGATTTCGGCCTCGCCAAGACGTCGCCTCTCGCGGCCTCTACGGACGACGAGACCGTGTCGGCTGCCGCGCCAGCCACCACTCCCGGCACGCTCCTCGGCACGGTCGGCTACATGTCGCCCGAACAGGCCTCCGGGCACCCCGTGGACTTCCGGTCCGATCAGTTCTCGCTCGGCACGATCCTGCACGAGCTCCTCACCGGAAAGCGAACGTGGAAGAGGGCCACGCCCGCCGAGACGCTCACGGCCATCCTGCGCGCCGACCCGCCGCCGCTCGCGGACGCACCGGTGCCCGCACCCGTCCGCTGGATCGTCGAGCGGTGTCTCGCCAAGGACCCCGAGGAGCGCTACGGCTCCACGCGGGATCTCGCCCGCGACGTCCGTTACGCCGCCGACCATCTCTCCGAGGTGTCGTCGATGGCCAGCGGCGCTCCCTCGGGTAGACGACGCGCGTTCGCTTCCTCGGGCGCCCTGCTTCTCGGGGCCGGGCTCCTCCTCGGCGCTCTCGCGGCTGTGCTCATGCGCCCGCGCGCAGCCGTGCGTTCGGGAGCGCCGCCCACGCTCCGCTATCTGACGTATTCCGGCCGGGAGAGCGCCCCCGCGGTTTCGCCCGATGGCCGGCTCCTCGCGTTCGTGTCCGAGCGGTCGCGTGTCTCGCGCATCTGGATCAAGCAGCTGAGCGACGGCACCGAAGCGGCCCTCACGCCCGGTCCCGACCGGTCGCCGCGTTTTTCGCCGGACGGGGCCTCGATCCTCTACACGCATCGCGAAGGAGGGGTCGAATCGCTGTTTCGCGTTCCCGTCGTCGGCGGCGAGCCACGCAAGATCGTGAACGACGCCCGCGACGGTGACTATTCACCCGATGGTGCGCGAATCGCGTTCATCCGCCCCGTTCCGTTACCCGACAATCGGGAGGAGTACGACCTCATCGTCGCCCTCGCGAACGGTACGGAGGGAAAGGCCGTCCATCGGACCGAGGGCGCACTCGTTCTCGCTTCGCCTCGCTGGTCGCCCGATGGCCGCACGATTTCGTTCCCCTACAGCCCGAACGGTCCGCTCGGAGGGTACCCGTGGACGATCGCCCTCGTGGCGACCGATGGAACCGGCGTGCGGATCGTGACTCCGCCGGGGTCGACGGGGCTTCTCTCGCCCGTGGTCTTCGCGGACTCCCGACACGTCATCTTTACGCGGACCGACGCCGGATTTCTCGCGACGACCGGCAGGATCGTCCAGCAGGACCTGGCGGGCGCCGAGACCCGCGTTCTCCTCGGAGGCCTCGCCTTCGGCAACGGCTTCGATGTCGTCGGAAAGGGATCTCTCGTCTACCAGGCGGTCACGAATCGCGCGAACCTTCGCGAGATCCAGCTCCCGGGCGACCTCTACCGGGCCGTTTCACCGGAAAGCGTCTGGCTGACGCGCGGCAACGGCGTCGACCGCCAGCCCTTCTACTCGCCGGATGGCAAGCGGATCGTTTTCACGTCCAACCGGGACGGCAACATGAACATCTGGGAGCTCGAGCGTGCAACCGGTGCGACGCGCCGGCTCACGGACGATCCGAACCAGGACTGGGACCCGGCCCTGTCGCCGGACGGGTCGACGCTCGTGTGGAGCAGCGACCGGACCGGGAAATACGAGATCTGGGCCGCGAACCGCGACGGGACGAGCCCGCGCCAGGTGACACACGACGGCGACGACGCCGAGAATCCGTCCGTTCTCCTCGACGGGAAGTGGGTCGTCTACAGCCAGCACGGCAGCAGAAAGGACGAGCGTGGCGCGTCACACGAAGGGCTCCGCCGCGTCCCGCTCGCAGGCGGACCCTCCGAGCTCCTCGTGCAGGCGACCCTGCGTGCCCCGGCCCTCTCGCCGGACGGGCGCTGGATCGCCGTATTTCGATTCCCGGCGAAGACCCTCTCGTTCATCGACCTCAACGGCCGCGCGTTCCTCCCGAAGACGATCGAGAGCGGGCTCGACCCGGTGGTCGGGATGGGCGACGCACGGCTGCGCTGGCTGCCGGACGGGAAGGCGGTTGTCTTCACCAACCGCGACGACCAGGGCCGCTCGGGCCTCTACATCGAGACCTGGGACCCGGCCGGGACACGGCGCCGACCCGCCGCCGCCTCTACGGCTTCGACCCCGACTACTTCATCGACACGCTCGCCGTGTCGCCCGATGGCCGCTCGCTCGTCATGTCCGCGACGGAGCGGCCTACGGATCTCGTGA
- a CDS encoding TonB-dependent receptor, with protein sequence MRIATRLAAAVLFCAACAARAQSPTTGVIEGRVTDGGGLPLPGARVEARSPRMPGLRGTATDARGGFRLAALPPGEYEIRVALEGFTPQHQPGVTLVAFGAARVDLRLLKAATAEVAVNGERPLVDVTSASSGLDLGLDVLKTLPTGPNYAEALLLAPGTKTDNALAGRGFALSVYGATSLENQFVTDGANTTGLLAGNQGKILSYDFIEQLQVKTSAPEAEYAGAMGGVVNVVTRSGGNEFHGDAFGNFGFMSLTAASVADPATDATTFDLPQDVQDFGAALGGPILRDRLWFFGGYNRRQAVTDRIFIADPAIPNAGQTFPYSTTANLFSAKLSASPGSGTSLTLSAFGDPWTDSGELRNFTSPDPNTRRGTRRYGATDVVFAGSQALGATGLLDLGLARHSERDQLTGEVDTPRVQDSTQVPGRTVSYGGFGSVARPRNYTGDRDLGKLTASFFTSLGEIKGGVDVERDVITSTASRSGGQSVGLVFCPTKGALRCPAGVTTYYTHTFYTSNRTDPAAGYLPSGNTNETPTNRVGVFLQDKVRLGNVTVSAGLRYDREDVRDWSNTTLFVLDNEWQPRLGVAWDPLKDGSMRVSGSFSRSYLRLPLDINVRAFGNDLNGVTYNFSPTSIVQDPLAPRLASASGGVFSEPIAPGLKGMYQDEFTLGVEKAFDRTLTVGLRYTHRNLQNVIEDRCDMDTGYPEANGNNCVIFNPGSDSPFSTGTGLHTCTGLDWVDTSGNPAQSECASPVANGNNGLPAAARRYDGVELMVRKQVPAKYFVQASYVYSALTGNYDGAASLSNNGQSDPGVNADFDYPLLYVNADGKLFLDRPHSFRIDAFYTFPIGLTAGFQGYVRSGAPISRFGVLGYNGYRVYLSERGSEGRQPTEYEVSLSLQQAFTIGGFRLVFIGTARNLLNRQIVTNTDQFQFINPPTDPYPGNPDWQKASSRTAPRAFTLGARVEF encoded by the coding sequence ATGAGGATCGCCACGCGACTCGCTGCCGCCGTGCTCTTCTGCGCCGCGTGTGCCGCGCGCGCTCAGAGCCCGACGACGGGCGTCATCGAGGGCCGGGTGACCGACGGGGGCGGGCTGCCGCTGCCGGGCGCCCGCGTCGAGGCGCGCTCCCCACGGATGCCGGGCCTGCGGGGGACGGCAACCGACGCCCGCGGCGGTTTCCGCCTGGCGGCCCTCCCGCCGGGGGAATACGAGATCCGCGTCGCACTCGAGGGGTTCACACCCCAGCACCAGCCCGGGGTGACGCTCGTCGCGTTCGGGGCGGCGCGCGTCGATCTGCGGCTCCTGAAGGCCGCAACGGCCGAGGTCGCGGTCAACGGCGAGCGGCCGCTCGTGGACGTCACGTCGGCTTCCTCCGGTCTCGATCTCGGGCTCGACGTGCTCAAGACCCTTCCGACCGGTCCCAACTACGCCGAGGCCCTGCTCCTCGCGCCGGGGACGAAGACGGACAACGCGCTCGCCGGCCGGGGTTTCGCGCTGAGCGTCTACGGAGCGACGTCGCTGGAGAACCAGTTCGTGACCGACGGCGCGAACACGACCGGGCTCCTCGCCGGGAACCAGGGGAAGATCCTCTCGTACGACTTCATCGAGCAGCTCCAGGTCAAGACGAGCGCGCCGGAAGCCGAGTACGCGGGCGCGATGGGCGGCGTCGTCAACGTCGTGACCCGTTCGGGCGGCAACGAGTTCCACGGCGACGCCTTCGGCAACTTCGGGTTCATGTCGCTCACGGCGGCGTCCGTGGCCGATCCCGCTACGGACGCGACGACCTTCGACCTGCCGCAGGACGTCCAGGACTTCGGGGCGGCGCTCGGAGGGCCCATTCTCAGGGACCGGCTCTGGTTCTTCGGCGGCTACAACCGGCGGCAGGCGGTCACGGACCGGATTTTCATCGCGGACCCGGCGATTCCGAACGCAGGGCAGACGTTCCCGTACTCCACGACCGCGAACCTCTTTTCGGCCAAACTCTCGGCCTCGCCCGGATCGGGGACGTCGCTCACGCTGAGCGCGTTCGGCGACCCGTGGACGGATTCGGGCGAACTGCGGAACTTCACGTCCCCGGACCCGAATACGCGCCGCGGGACGAGGCGCTACGGCGCGACGGACGTCGTCTTCGCCGGCTCGCAGGCTCTCGGCGCGACGGGACTGCTCGATCTCGGCCTCGCGCGGCACTCCGAGCGGGACCAACTGACGGGCGAGGTGGACACGCCCCGTGTCCAGGACTCGACCCAGGTCCCGGGCCGTACCGTCAGCTACGGCGGATTCGGATCGGTGGCCCGGCCGCGGAACTACACAGGCGACCGGGATCTCGGGAAGCTGACCGCCTCGTTCTTCACGTCTCTGGGGGAGATCAAGGGCGGCGTCGACGTGGAGCGCGACGTCATCACCTCGACGGCGAGCCGCTCCGGTGGGCAGTCGGTGGGCCTCGTCTTCTGCCCGACGAAGGGCGCGCTGCGCTGCCCCGCGGGCGTGACGACGTACTACACGCACACGTTCTACACGTCGAACCGGACCGACCCGGCGGCGGGCTACCTCCCGTCGGGCAACACCAACGAGACCCCCACGAATCGCGTGGGTGTCTTTCTCCAGGACAAGGTGCGCCTCGGGAACGTGACCGTCAGCGCCGGCCTGCGCTACGACCGCGAGGACGTGCGCGACTGGTCGAACACGACGCTCTTCGTGCTCGACAACGAGTGGCAGCCGCGGCTCGGCGTGGCGTGGGACCCGCTGAAGGACGGCTCGATGCGCGTTTCCGGTTCCTTCAGCCGGTCGTACTTGAGGCTTCCGCTCGACATCAACGTCCGGGCCTTCGGGAACGACCTGAACGGGGTCACCTACAACTTCAGCCCGACGAGCATCGTGCAGGACCCGCTCGCGCCGCGCCTCGCATCGGCCTCCGGAGGTGTGTTCTCCGAGCCGATCGCGCCCGGTCTCAAGGGGATGTACCAGGACGAGTTCACGCTTGGCGTCGAGAAGGCGTTCGACCGTACGCTCACGGTGGGACTCCGATACACGCACCGGAACCTTCAGAACGTGATCGAGGACCGGTGCGACATGGACACCGGTTACCCGGAGGCGAACGGGAACAACTGCGTGATCTTCAATCCGGGCTCGGACAGTCCTTTCTCGACGGGCACCGGCCTCCACACCTGCACGGGCCTCGACTGGGTCGACACGTCCGGCAACCCGGCCCAGTCGGAGTGCGCGAGCCCCGTCGCGAACGGGAACAACGGGCTCCCGGCCGCCGCGCGGCGTTACGACGGCGTGGAGCTCATGGTGCGCAAGCAGGTGCCGGCGAAGTATTTCGTGCAGGCCAGTTACGTCTACTCGGCCCTCACGGGGAACTACGACGGCGCGGCGAGCCTCTCGAACAACGGCCAGTCCGACCCCGGCGTCAACGCGGATTTCGACTATCCGCTCCTCTACGTCAACGCCGACGGCAAGCTCTTCCTCGACCGGCCGCATTCCTTCCGGATCGACGCCTTCTACACGTTCCCGATCGGGCTCACGGCAGGCTTCCAGGGCTACGTGCGCTCGGGCGCCCCGATCAGCCGGTTCGGCGTCCTGGGCTACAACGGCTACCGCGTGTACCTGTCGGAAAGAGGCTCCGAGGGGCGGCAGCCGACGGAGTACGAGGTCTCGCTCTCCCTCCAGCAGGCGTTCACGATCGGCGGGTTCCGTCTCGTTTTCATCGGAACGGCGCGGAACCTCCTGAACCGTCAGATCGTCACGAACACGGACCAGTTCCAGTTCATCAACCCGCCGACCGACCCTTACCCGGGAAACCCGGACTGGCAGAAGGCCTCGAGCCGGACGGCGCCGCGGGCGTTCACCTTGGGGGCGCGCGTCGAGTTCTAG
- a CDS encoding DinB family protein: MIRSVWLVVALAVAAPGARAELSAREREDAVAHLQSSQKAFFAGLRGLTPSQWRFKPAPDRWSISEIADHLDLAEVKTLELVRGPVLQSPQVAGGELKGKEDRVYKEIADRSMHRMTRPDFLAPSDRWASPADVMRDFAANRAKTIEYVRTTKDDLRAHAAPHPEMGLLDGYEWIALLAAHAERHTAQIREVKTHPKFPTK; encoded by the coding sequence ATGATCCGATCCGTCTGGCTCGTGGTCGCACTGGCCGTGGCGGCTCCGGGGGCGCGGGCCGAGCTGTCGGCTCGCGAGCGCGAGGACGCGGTGGCTCACCTTCAATCGAGCCAGAAAGCGTTCTTCGCCGGGCTCCGCGGTCTTACGCCCTCGCAATGGCGGTTCAAGCCGGCCCCGGACCGGTGGTCGATCTCCGAGATCGCCGACCACCTCGACCTCGCCGAGGTGAAGACGCTCGAGCTCGTGCGCGGACCCGTCCTGCAGTCGCCGCAAGTGGCGGGAGGGGAGCTGAAGGGCAAGGAAGACCGCGTCTACAAGGAGATCGCGGACCGGTCGATGCATCGAATGACGCGGCCGGACTTTCTCGCGCCATCGGACCGGTGGGCCTCGCCGGCGGACGTCATGAGGGACTTCGCGGCGAACCGCGCCAAGACGATCGAGTACGTGCGGACCACGAAGGACGACCTCCGCGCCCACGCGGCGCCGCATCCGGAGATGGGCTTGCTGGACGGCTACGAGTGGATCGCGCTCCTCGCGGCCCACGCCGAGCGGCACACCGCGCAGATCCGCGAAGTGAAGACCCATCCGAAGTTCCCCACGAAATGA
- a CDS encoding winged helix-turn-helix domain-containing protein, which translates to MTAPSGLLQLGSATFDRDRRVLVVASGPIPLAPKEFDLLSLLLANRSRVVTKEEIQDALWPDTNVAETSLSTLVNELRSKLGQAGRDGPIRTVHGVGYALADDEEPVLPREGPRLVRGPDHILLKGSETILGREPGFPGTVDDGSVSRRHARFSWDGAQATLEDLGSKNGTFLRGARISGPVVLEDGDEVRLGLVSFVYRAPRVPGDSETNTVA; encoded by the coding sequence ATGACCGCCCCGTCCGGACTCCTCCAACTCGGCTCGGCGACGTTCGACCGCGATCGTCGCGTCCTCGTGGTCGCGTCGGGCCCCATCCCGCTCGCACCGAAGGAGTTCGACCTTCTCTCGCTGCTCCTCGCCAATCGGTCGCGGGTCGTCACGAAGGAGGAGATCCAGGACGCGCTCTGGCCCGACACGAACGTTGCCGAGACGAGCCTCTCGACCCTCGTCAACGAGCTCCGAAGCAAACTGGGACAGGCCGGCCGCGACGGTCCGATCCGGACCGTCCACGGCGTGGGCTACGCCCTCGCGGACGACGAGGAGCCTGTCCTGCCGCGGGAAGGTCCCCGCCTCGTGCGCGGACCGGACCACATCCTTCTTAAAGGTTCCGAGACGATTCTCGGCCGCGAGCCCGGTTTCCCGGGGACGGTCGACGACGGCTCGGTCTCGCGCCGCCATGCGCGCTTCTCGTGGGACGGTGCGCAGGCGACGCTCGAGGATCTCGGCAGCAAGAACGGGACGTTCCTGCGGGGAGCGCGGATCTCCGGGCCCGTCGTCCTCGAGGACGGCGACGAGGTCAGGCTCGGGCTCGTCTCGTTCGTCTATCGCGCCCCGCGCGTGCCGGGCGACTCGGAGACGAACACGGTCGCCTGA
- the proB gene encoding glutamate 5-kinase, with translation MDEARIRQRVAEARRIVVKAGTNVIMRDDGAVALGRLYGLIESVATLRKQGRDVLIVSSGAVGLGAQRLRLEKKPGSLALKQACAAIGQSRLMSVYEEGFEKMGLSTAQVLLTEDDFADKARFSNLSATLEKLFELGVVPILNENDTVSTAELVTPDGADARRGFFGDNDRLSALVMSKVKADVLVILSDVDGLFTGNPAHDRAAKLIPLVREMTDEVARYADGAGARGRGGMASKLDAARIATRAGGIAVIANGRTPGILDRLFGGEPMGTLFVPQSPRR, from the coding sequence ATGGACGAAGCTCGAATCCGGCAGCGCGTGGCCGAGGCCAGGCGGATCGTCGTGAAGGCCGGGACGAACGTCATCATGCGCGACGACGGCGCCGTCGCCCTCGGGCGCCTCTACGGGCTCATCGAATCGGTGGCGACGCTCCGGAAGCAGGGCCGCGACGTCCTCATCGTGTCGTCGGGCGCCGTCGGGCTCGGCGCGCAGCGCCTGCGCCTCGAGAAGAAGCCCGGCTCGCTGGCCCTCAAGCAGGCCTGCGCCGCCATCGGGCAGAGCCGCCTCATGTCCGTCTACGAGGAGGGCTTCGAGAAGATGGGCCTCTCGACGGCCCAGGTCCTCCTCACCGAGGACGATTTCGCGGACAAGGCGCGATTCTCCAACCTTTCAGCCACCCTCGAAAAGCTCTTCGAGCTCGGCGTCGTCCCGATCCTGAACGAGAACGACACCGTTTCGACCGCCGAGCTCGTCACGCCGGACGGCGCCGACGCAAGGCGGGGGTTTTTCGGGGACAACGACCGGCTCTCCGCGCTCGTCATGAGCAAGGTGAAAGCGGACGTCCTCGTGATCCTGTCCGACGTGGACGGCCTCTTTACCGGCAACCCGGCGCACGACCGAGCGGCAAAGCTCATCCCGCTCGTCCGCGAGATGACGGACGAGGTCGCCCGATACGCCGACGGCGCGGGCGCCCGCGGCCGCGGCGGCATGGCTTCCAAGCTCGACGCCGCGCGCATCGCGACGCGCGCCGGCGGCATCGCGGTGATCGCGAACGGCCGCACGCCGGGGATTCTGGATCGGCTTTTCGGAGGGGAACCCATGGGGACCCTCTTCGTGCCTCAGTCTCCTCGCAGGTAG
- a CDS encoding glutamate-5-semialdehyde dehydrogenase: MAEERIFLEGEEGPSGIARRARRAARSLAVASSEKRDEILRMVADGIDAARDAILEANRQDVLQLSTTFKEIPSSYSSRSLLDRLLLDEAKVAAMAAGVRAVAALPDPSGRVLSRTLLDDGLVLEKVSCPLGVLLVIFESRPDAVPQIASLALKSGNAAILKGGRESARSTAAILDVFAKAYAAHAVPDGALQSVGGRAEVDALLALDDDIDLVIPRGGYDLVKHVKAATRIPVLGHSEGVCHVYVDRAASEAMATAIVLDAKLQYPAACNAAETLLVHREAAGKLLVPLLSRLREAGIELRACETTRALAPALALSSASEEDWRAEYGAPVLAVKVVESLDEAIEHVNRYGSHHTEAIVTDDASAAEEFLARVDAAGVFHNASTRFADGFRYGFGAEVGVSTSRLHARGPVGLDGLETYKYVLRGSGQVVKTYSGKGARPFRHVKLS, encoded by the coding sequence ATGGCTGAAGAGAGGATCTTCTTAGAAGGTGAAGAGGGGCCGTCCGGGATCGCGCGGCGTGCCCGGCGAGCAGCTCGCAGCCTCGCCGTCGCGTCCTCGGAAAAGAGGGACGAGATCCTTCGAATGGTCGCCGACGGGATCGACGCGGCGCGAGACGCCATCCTCGAAGCGAACCGCCAGGACGTGCTCCAGCTTTCCACCACCTTCAAAGAAATCCCCTCTTCGTATTCTTCCCGCTCCCTCCTCGACCGGCTCCTCCTCGACGAGGCGAAGGTCGCGGCCATGGCAGCCGGTGTCCGCGCCGTCGCCGCCCTCCCCGACCCTTCCGGCCGCGTCCTTTCGCGCACGCTCCTCGACGACGGCCTCGTCCTCGAGAAGGTCTCGTGCCCGCTGGGGGTGCTCCTCGTCATCTTCGAGTCCAGGCCCGACGCCGTGCCGCAGATCGCGTCCCTCGCGCTCAAGTCGGGGAATGCGGCGATCCTCAAGGGCGGCCGCGAGTCCGCCCGGTCGACCGCCGCGATCCTCGACGTCTTCGCGAAGGCGTACGCCGCGCATGCCGTGCCCGACGGCGCGCTTCAGTCCGTCGGCGGCCGGGCCGAGGTGGACGCGCTCCTCGCGCTCGACGACGACATCGACCTCGTGATCCCGCGCGGGGGCTACGACCTCGTGAAGCACGTCAAGGCGGCGACCCGCATTCCGGTCCTCGGGCACTCCGAGGGCGTCTGCCACGTTTACGTGGACCGCGCCGCCAGCGAGGCGATGGCGACGGCGATCGTTCTCGACGCGAAACTTCAGTACCCGGCCGCGTGCAATGCGGCCGAGACGCTCCTCGTCCACCGCGAGGCCGCCGGGAAGCTCCTGGTCCCGCTGCTCTCACGCCTGCGGGAGGCCGGGATCGAGCTGCGCGCCTGTGAGACGACACGCGCGCTCGCGCCCGCCCTTGCCCTCTCCTCCGCTTCCGAGGAAGACTGGAGGGCTGAGTACGGCGCGCCCGTTCTCGCGGTGAAGGTCGTGGAATCTCTCGACGAGGCGATCGAGCACGTGAATCGCTACGGCTCGCACCACACGGAGGCGATCGTGACGGACGATGCCTCGGCTGCCGAGGAGTTCCTCGCGCGCGTGGACGCGGCCGGCGTCTTCCACAACGCTTCCACGCGCTTCGCCGACGGATTCCGGTACGGCTTCGGCGCGGAGGTCGGGGTCTCCACGTCGCGCCTCCACGCCCGCGGCCCGGTCGGCCTCGACGGCCTCGAGACGTACAAGTACGTCCTCCGGGGCAGCGGCCAGGTCGTCAAGACGTACAGCGGGAAGGGCGCGCGGCCCTTCCGGCACGTGAAGCTCTCCTAG
- the guaA gene encoding glutamine-hydrolyzing GMP synthase, which yields MSAATDTVVVLDFGSQYTQVIARRIREARVRSVVLPFDAKASEVANLAPKGIVLSGGPSSVYDKEAPQGDAGLFDLKVPVLGLCYGMMWLAQRYGGKVGSAPGREYGRAHVKVSGGRLFRGLGPVETIWMSHGDHVESAPAGFSVTATTGNAPVAAFEDAARNLYGIQGHPEVHHSEHGAQMLENFLYDVCGAKPSWTMAGFRDATIARLKDEIRSGVVLGALSGGVDSTVAAVLLREAVGERFRGVFVDTGLLRKNEGRQVLEAFRHLGLPVVGVDASQRFFDGLAGVVEPEKKRRIIGGLFIDVFTENARAVDGAEWLAQGTLYPDVIESVSIKGPSAVIKTHHNVGGLPEKLGFKLVEPLRELFKDEVRRLGEELGIPKEMLYRHPFPGPGLAVRMPGEITPERVRILQEADAIFIEELRESGWYDRTSQAFAVLLPVKTVGVMGDGRTYESVLALRAVTTEDFMTADWARLPHDLLDKVARRIVGEVRGVNRVVYDVTSKPPGTIEWE from the coding sequence GTGAGCGCCGCCACGGACACCGTCGTCGTCCTCGATTTCGGCTCCCAGTACACACAGGTCATCGCCCGGCGGATCCGCGAGGCGCGGGTCCGGTCGGTCGTCCTGCCGTTCGACGCGAAGGCGTCGGAAGTCGCGAACCTCGCGCCCAAGGGGATAGTCCTGTCGGGCGGGCCCTCCAGCGTCTACGACAAGGAAGCTCCGCAGGGCGACGCCGGTCTCTTCGACCTGAAGGTGCCCGTCCTCGGCCTCTGCTACGGAATGATGTGGCTGGCGCAGCGCTACGGCGGCAAGGTCGGCAGCGCGCCGGGCCGCGAGTACGGGCGCGCGCACGTGAAGGTGTCAGGCGGCCGTCTCTTCCGCGGGCTCGGCCCCGTCGAGACGATCTGGATGAGCCACGGCGACCACGTCGAGTCCGCACCGGCGGGCTTCTCCGTCACGGCGACGACCGGAAACGCGCCCGTCGCGGCATTCGAGGACGCGGCCCGGAACCTTTACGGAATCCAGGGCCACCCGGAGGTCCACCACTCCGAGCATGGCGCCCAGATGCTCGAAAACTTCCTCTACGACGTCTGCGGCGCGAAGCCGTCCTGGACGATGGCGGGCTTCCGCGACGCGACGATCGCGCGTCTCAAGGACGAGATCAGGAGCGGCGTCGTCCTCGGGGCGCTATCGGGCGGCGTGGACTCGACCGTCGCGGCCGTCCTCCTGCGCGAAGCCGTGGGGGAGCGCTTCCGCGGCGTCTTCGTGGACACGGGCCTCCTTCGGAAAAACGAAGGCCGCCAGGTCCTCGAGGCGTTCCGCCACCTCGGCCTTCCGGTCGTCGGCGTGGACGCGTCGCAGCGGTTCTTCGACGGACTCGCGGGCGTCGTCGAGCCGGAGAAGAAGCGCAGGATCATCGGCGGCCTCTTCATCGACGTCTTCACCGAGAACGCGAGGGCCGTGGACGGGGCCGAGTGGCTGGCCCAGGGCACGCTCTACCCGGACGTCATCGAGTCCGTGTCGATCAAGGGCCCTTCGGCCGTCATCAAGACGCACCACAACGTCGGCGGCCTGCCCGAGAAGCTCGGATTCAAACTGGTCGAGCCGCTCCGCGAGCTGTTCAAGGACGAGGTCCGCCGTCTCGGCGAGGAGCTGGGGATCCCGAAGGAGATGCTCTACCGGCACCCGTTCCCGGGGCCGGGTCTCGCCGTGCGCATGCCGGGCGAGATCACACCCGAGCGCGTACGCATCCTGCAGGAAGCCGACGCGATCTTCATCGAGGAGCTGCGCGAGTCCGGCTGGTACGACCGCACGTCCCAGGCGTTCGCGGTGCTGCTGCCCGTGAAGACGGTCGGAGTCATGGGCGACGGCCGGACGTACGAGAGCGTCCTGGCGCTGCGCGCCGTCACGACCGAGGACTTCATGACCGCCGACTGGGCGCGCCTCCCGCACGACCTCCTCGACAAGGTCGCGCGCCGGATCGTGGGCGAGGTGCGCGGCGTGAACCGCGTCGTCTACGACGTCACGTCCAAGCCCCCCGGCACGATCGAGTGGGAGTGA